One window from the genome of Streptomyces sp. NBC_01476 encodes:
- the bioB gene encoding biotin synthase BioB — protein sequence MDLLTALVDKGLRREPPTREEALAVLATSDDELLDVVAAAGRVRRQWFGRRVKLNYLVNLKSGLCPEDCSYCSQRLGSQADILKYTWLRPDQAADAARAGVAGGAKRVCLVASGRGPTDRDVDRVSRTIEAIKDQNEGVEVCACLGLLSSGQAERLRAAGADAYNHNLNTSESTYGDITTTHTYADRVDTVQQAQAAGLSACSGLIAGMGETDEDLVDVVFGLRELDPDSVPVNFLIPFEGTPLAKEWNLTPQRCLRILAMVRFVCPDVEVRLAGGREVHLRTMQPLALHLVNSIFLGDYLTSEGQAGQADLDMIADAGFVVEGAGTRTLPEHRGGLCASDAEGCGTGAGCGGHEAGACGHEAGTCGGHREPVTVPAGQPVPAEESTARTGLVSVRRRGAGTDLPPNA from the coding sequence ATGGATCTGCTGACGGCACTGGTGGACAAGGGGCTGCGCCGCGAGCCGCCCACCCGCGAGGAAGCGCTCGCCGTACTGGCGACCTCCGACGACGAACTGCTTGATGTGGTGGCCGCGGCGGGCCGGGTCCGCCGCCAGTGGTTCGGGCGCCGGGTCAAGCTCAACTACCTCGTGAACCTCAAGTCCGGGCTCTGCCCCGAGGACTGCTCGTACTGCTCCCAACGGCTCGGCTCACAGGCCGACATCCTCAAGTACACCTGGCTGCGGCCCGACCAGGCGGCCGACGCGGCCCGCGCCGGAGTGGCCGGCGGCGCCAAACGGGTCTGCCTGGTGGCCAGCGGGCGCGGCCCGACCGACCGCGACGTGGACCGGGTCTCCCGGACCATCGAGGCGATCAAGGACCAGAACGAGGGCGTCGAGGTGTGTGCGTGCCTCGGGCTGCTCTCCTCAGGACAGGCCGAACGGCTCCGCGCGGCCGGCGCGGACGCCTACAACCACAACCTCAACACCTCCGAGAGCACGTACGGCGACATCACCACCACCCACACCTACGCCGACCGGGTCGACACCGTGCAGCAGGCCCAGGCGGCCGGCCTGTCGGCGTGCTCGGGGCTGATCGCGGGCATGGGCGAGACCGACGAGGATCTGGTGGACGTGGTCTTCGGGCTGCGCGAACTCGACCCGGACTCGGTGCCGGTGAACTTCCTGATCCCGTTCGAGGGCACGCCGCTGGCCAAGGAGTGGAACCTCACCCCGCAGCGCTGCCTGCGGATCCTGGCGATGGTGCGCTTCGTCTGCCCGGACGTCGAGGTCCGGCTGGCGGGCGGCCGTGAGGTGCACCTGCGGACGATGCAGCCGCTCGCGCTGCACCTGGTGAACTCGATCTTCCTGGGCGACTATCTGACCAGCGAGGGCCAGGCCGGGCAGGCCGACCTCGACATGATCGCCGACGCCGGGTTCGTGGTGGAGGGCGCCGGGACCCGGACCCTGCCGGAGCACCGCGGCGGCCTGTGCGCCTCGGACGCGGAAGGCTGCGGCACCGGCGCGGGATGCGGCGGGCACGAGGCGGGAGCCTGCGGGCACGAGGCGGGGACCTGCGGCGGGCACCGGGAACCGGTGACGGTGCCGGCGGGGCAGCCCGTACCGGCCGAGGAGAGCACGGCCAGGACCGGCCTGGTCTCGGTACGCCGGCGGGGCGCGGGGACGGATCTGCCGCCCAATGCCTGA
- a CDS encoding adenosylmethionine--8-amino-7-oxononanoate transaminase, producing the protein MPEPLAPDVLLGLDRQHVWHPYGPMPGRQDPLVVASASGVRLRLAAPAEGRTELVDGMSSWWSAIHGYRHPALDEAVRDQLSRMSHVMFGGLTHEPAVRLATRLVEITPEPLRHVFLADSGSVSVEVAVKMCLQYWRSLGRPGKQRLLTWRGGYHGDTWQPMSVCDPDGGMHHLWSGVLPEQVFAPAPPAGFDAAEDPAYAERLRELIGQHADELAAVVVEPVVQGAGGMNFHSPGYLRVLREACDEHDVLLVFDEIATGFGRTGRLFAAEHAGVAPDVMCVGKALTGGYLTMAAALCTSRVAEGISRGEVPVLAHGPTFMGNPLAAAVACASIDLLLEQDWAREVKRIESGLRDGLAGVAALRGVRDVRVLGAIGVIQLGHEVDVAAATRAAVRAGVWLRPFRDLVYAMPPYVTGDEDVARICRGLRDAALAG; encoded by the coding sequence ATGCCTGAGCCACTGGCGCCGGACGTGCTGCTCGGCCTCGATCGGCAGCACGTCTGGCACCCGTACGGCCCGATGCCCGGCCGGCAGGACCCGCTGGTGGTGGCGTCCGCGTCCGGAGTCCGGCTGCGCCTCGCCGCGCCGGCCGAGGGCCGCACCGAACTGGTCGACGGCATGTCCTCCTGGTGGTCGGCGATCCACGGTTACCGCCACCCGGCGCTGGACGAGGCGGTACGGGACCAGTTGTCGCGGATGAGCCACGTGATGTTCGGCGGGCTCACCCACGAGCCGGCGGTACGGCTGGCCACCCGGCTGGTGGAGATCACGCCCGAGCCGCTGCGGCATGTCTTCCTCGCCGACTCGGGCTCGGTGTCGGTCGAGGTCGCGGTGAAGATGTGCCTGCAGTACTGGCGTTCGCTGGGGCGTCCCGGCAAACAGCGCCTGCTGACCTGGCGTGGCGGCTACCACGGTGACACCTGGCAGCCGATGTCGGTCTGCGACCCGGACGGCGGGATGCACCACCTGTGGTCCGGGGTGCTGCCCGAGCAGGTCTTCGCCCCGGCCCCGCCCGCCGGTTTCGACGCCGCGGAGGACCCGGCCTACGCCGAGCGGCTGCGGGAGCTGATCGGGCAGCACGCGGACGAACTCGCCGCGGTCGTGGTGGAACCGGTGGTGCAGGGAGCCGGCGGAATGAACTTCCACTCCCCCGGCTATCTGCGCGTGCTCCGCGAGGCGTGCGACGAGCACGACGTCCTGCTGGTCTTCGACGAGATCGCCACCGGCTTCGGCCGCACCGGCCGGCTCTTCGCCGCCGAGCACGCGGGCGTCGCGCCCGATGTGATGTGCGTCGGCAAGGCGCTCACCGGCGGCTATCTGACGATGGCCGCCGCGCTGTGCACATCGAGGGTGGCCGAGGGCATCTCCCGCGGCGAGGTACCGGTCCTGGCGCACGGACCCACCTTCATGGGCAATCCGCTGGCCGCCGCAGTCGCCTGCGCGTCGATCGACCTGCTGCTGGAGCAGGACTGGGCGCGGGAGGTCAAACGGATCGAGTCAGGACTGCGGGACGGCCTCGCCGGCGTTGCCGCACTGCGCGGGGTGCGCGATGTCCGGGTGCTCGGCGCGATCGGCGTGATCCAGCTCGGCCACGAGGTCGACGTCGCGGCGGCGACCCGGGCGGCGGTCCGGGCCGGCGTGTGGCTGCGGCCCTTCCGTGACCTGGTGTACGCGATGCCGCCCTATGTCACCGGGGACGAGGACGTGGCCCGGATCTGCCGGGGTCTGCGGGACGCGGCACTGGCGGGATAG
- the bioD gene encoding dethiobiotin synthase, with product MAIVVVTGTGTEVGKTVATAAVAAASLAQGLSVAVLKPAQTGLSGAEPGDAAEVARLAGEVTAAELARYPEPLAPATAALRAGAETVGPEDIAEAAAKLAAVHDVVLVEGAGGLLVPYDAKGSTLADAAALLHARVLLVATSGLGTLNATALTAEALQTRKIGCLGVIIGSWRADPDLAERCNLADLPGAAGAPLLGALPEAAASLSPEAFRAAAPSWLSPQLGGTWDAASFAMAYAPPPFAAVSGDA from the coding sequence ATGGCCATCGTGGTCGTCACCGGAACGGGTACCGAGGTGGGGAAGACGGTCGCGACCGCCGCTGTCGCCGCCGCGTCACTGGCGCAGGGGCTGAGCGTGGCGGTGCTGAAGCCCGCGCAGACGGGGCTGTCGGGCGCGGAGCCGGGGGACGCCGCCGAAGTGGCGCGGCTGGCCGGTGAGGTGACCGCGGCCGAACTGGCCCGGTACCCCGAGCCCTTGGCGCCGGCCACGGCGGCCCTGCGGGCCGGTGCGGAGACGGTCGGGCCGGAGGACATCGCGGAGGCCGCGGCCAAGCTGGCCGCCGTCCACGACGTGGTGCTGGTCGAGGGCGCGGGCGGGCTGCTGGTGCCGTACGACGCGAAGGGGTCGACGCTGGCCGACGCGGCGGCGCTGCTGCACGCCCGGGTCCTGCTGGTCGCCACGTCCGGACTCGGCACCCTCAACGCGACCGCGCTCACCGCCGAGGCGCTTCAGACCCGGAAGATCGGCTGCCTCGGGGTGATCATCGGCAGCTGGCGGGCGGACCCGGACCTCGCCGAGCGCTGCAATCTCGCGGACCTGCCCGGGGCGGCGGGTGCCCCGCTGCTCGGGGCGCTCCCGGAGGCGGCCGCCTCCTTGTCCCCCGAGGCATTCCGCGCCGCCGCGCCGAGCTGGCTCTCCCCGCAGCTCGGCGGCACCTGGGACGCGGCCTCCTTCGCCATGGCCTACGCGCCGCCGCCTTTCGCAGCGGTCTCCGGCGACGCGTAG
- a CDS encoding fic family toxin-antitoxin system, toxin component, translated as MTLRIDLAWLLMVAEHNTPGDPQVTDWGALVAAVSRHRAEIFGRPVYPDEYTRAAALLQLLLLVPALERTNALFATAVAYAYLVAGGLKVTTTPEQVRELARLVKDGSAGLDRIAAELRAWTV; from the coding sequence TTGACCCTGCGGATCGACCTCGCCTGGCTGCTGATGGTCGCCGAGCACAACACCCCGGGCGACCCGCAGGTCACCGACTGGGGTGCGCTGGTCGCCGCGGTCAGCAGACACCGTGCCGAGATCTTCGGCCGCCCCGTCTACCCCGACGAGTACACCCGCGCCGCCGCACTGCTCCAGCTCCTGCTGCTGGTGCCGGCCCTGGAGCGCACCAACGCGCTCTTCGCGACCGCCGTCGCCTACGCCTACCTGGTGGCCGGCGGCCTCAAGGTCACCACCACACCGGAACAGGTCAGAGAGCTGGCCCGGCTGGTCAAGGACGGCAGCGCGGGACTGGACCGGATCGCGGCGGAACTGCGGGCCTGGACGGTGTGA
- a CDS encoding toxin-antitoxin system HicB family antitoxin: MAKTQLNVRVEEATAETARERASQRGISVNRYIEELVQQDEGENGRAFVQAAADFMERYEQVFAEEFDSPDEGVR, translated from the coding sequence ATGGCGAAGACCCAGTTGAATGTGCGGGTGGAAGAAGCCACCGCCGAGACGGCGCGGGAACGGGCCTCACAGCGCGGCATCAGTGTGAACCGCTACATCGAGGAACTCGTCCAGCAGGACGAGGGTGAGAACGGGCGGGCGTTCGTGCAGGCCGCGGCGGACTTCATGGAGCGGTACGAACAGGTCTTCGCGGAAGAGTTCGACAGCCCGGACGAAGGCGTCCGTTGA
- a CDS encoding GNAT family N-acetyltransferase — protein MSDLRIRPAGPGDAAVVLAFWQLAAEGTSISDDTAGVARLIERDPEALLLADRDGTLVGTVIAGFDGWRCHLYRLAVHPAARRQGVARTLLEAAEQRFLALGGRRGDAMVLERNEPAHAAWQAAGYGREQQWRRWTKPLTGE, from the coding sequence ATGAGTGATCTTCGGATACGGCCGGCCGGCCCCGGTGACGCGGCGGTGGTGCTCGCCTTCTGGCAGCTCGCGGCGGAGGGCACCAGCATCAGCGACGACACGGCGGGTGTCGCCCGGCTGATCGAACGGGACCCCGAGGCGCTGCTGCTCGCCGACCGGGACGGGACGCTGGTCGGCACGGTGATCGCGGGCTTCGACGGCTGGCGCTGTCACCTGTACCGGCTCGCCGTCCACCCGGCGGCCCGCCGCCAGGGCGTCGCGCGGACCCTGCTGGAGGCCGCCGAACAGCGCTTTCTCGCGCTGGGCGGCCGGCGCGGCGACGCGATGGTGCTGGAGCGGAACGAACCGGCCCACGCCGCCTGGCAGGCGGCCGGCTACGGCCGGGAGCAGCAGTGGCGCCGCTGGACCAAGCCGCTCACCGGGGAGTAA
- a CDS encoding hemolysin family protein encodes MTEVLLLVVALLLTFACGVFVAAEFSLTTVERGELERAAEEGRRGAAPALAGVRTLTVQLSGAQLGITATGLIIGMLAESSIGKLLRGPLRAAGLPQSGASSLGLVLGTAISTVVLMVIGELIPKNWAISQPLRVVRAVAGPQGMFTAAFGPLIRHLNNTANRVLRRFGLQPTEELASARGPQELVALARHSAKEGALEADTAELFVRTLSLADLTAQNVMTPRVQVTALEAQATAEDVANATRATGLSRFPVYRGSLDTVIGTVHIKDVLAVRADHRPRRPVTELLREPLLVPESLTVDRLLDRLSGRQTMAVVIDEYGGTAGVVTLEDIVEEVVGEVRDEHDPQEVPVLLFLREDPEGRRIYDADGATRTEDQLERIGLHVPEGPYETLAGLVAQRLGRIPQEGDVVELEGWRIEVTEASGRRAARARLTSPAPAADDREPGR; translated from the coding sequence ATGACCGAAGTGCTGCTCCTGGTGGTGGCCCTGCTGCTCACCTTCGCCTGTGGCGTGTTCGTCGCCGCGGAGTTCTCGCTGACCACGGTCGAGCGCGGAGAGCTGGAGCGGGCGGCGGAGGAGGGCCGGCGGGGGGCGGCCCCGGCGCTGGCCGGTGTGCGGACGCTGACCGTGCAGCTGTCCGGTGCCCAGCTCGGCATCACCGCGACCGGCCTGATCATCGGCATGCTGGCCGAATCCTCCATCGGCAAGCTGCTGCGCGGCCCGCTGCGGGCCGCGGGGCTGCCGCAGTCGGGAGCGTCCTCGCTCGGCCTGGTGCTGGGCACCGCGATCTCCACGGTGGTGCTGATGGTGATCGGGGAGCTGATCCCGAAGAACTGGGCGATCTCCCAGCCGCTGCGGGTGGTGCGGGCGGTGGCGGGACCGCAGGGGATGTTCACGGCGGCCTTCGGTCCGCTGATCCGGCATCTGAACAACACCGCCAACCGGGTGCTGCGCCGCTTCGGGCTGCAGCCGACGGAGGAACTGGCGTCGGCCCGCGGCCCGCAGGAGCTGGTGGCGCTCGCCCGGCACTCGGCGAAGGAGGGCGCTCTGGAGGCGGACACCGCCGAACTGTTCGTCCGTACCCTCAGCCTCGCCGACCTCACCGCGCAGAACGTGATGACGCCCAGGGTGCAGGTCACCGCCCTGGAGGCGCAGGCCACCGCGGAGGACGTGGCCAACGCGACCCGCGCCACCGGTCTGTCCCGGTTCCCGGTCTACCGCGGCAGCCTCGACACGGTGATCGGCACCGTGCACATCAAGGACGTCCTGGCGGTGCGGGCCGACCACCGGCCGCGGCGGCCGGTCACCGAACTGCTCCGCGAGCCGCTGCTGGTGCCGGAGTCACTGACCGTGGACCGCCTGCTCGACCGGCTCTCCGGACGGCAGACGATGGCGGTGGTGATCGACGAGTACGGCGGTACGGCCGGGGTGGTGACGCTGGAGGACATCGTCGAGGAGGTGGTCGGCGAGGTCCGCGACGAGCACGATCCCCAGGAGGTGCCGGTACTGCTCTTCCTGCGCGAGGACCCCGAAGGGCGCCGGATCTACGACGCGGACGGCGCCACCAGGACCGAGGACCAGCTGGAGCGGATCGGACTGCACGTGCCGGAGGGCCCGTACGAGACGCTGGCCGGGCTGGTGGCGCAGCGGCTCGGCCGGATTCCGCAGGAGGGTGACGTGGTGGAGCTGGAGGGCTGGCGGATCGAGGTCACCGAGGCGTCCGGGCGCCGGGCGGCCCGGGCCCGGCTCACCTCACCGGCGCCGGCCGCGGACGACCGGGAGCCGGGGCGATGA
- a CDS encoding hemolysin family protein, which yields MTVVQLVVGLLTIVVNAFFVGAEFAMISVRRSQVEPLAEAGDRRAHRVLWGLGHLSPLLAAAQLGITACTLVLGIVAEPAIAHLLEPLFHAAHLPQGSVHPVSFVLSLALATYLHMLFGEMVPKNIALAEPVRAALLLGPPLVGLTRALKPVIFGVNALANGGLKLLRVEPKSEVEAVFSDDELSRMVVDAGAAGLLDERATERLRDALELGRRPVGAIVLPAERVVRAQLGITPEGLEALAARSGFSRFPVADADGRVLGYLHVKDALDAFPRDAPFPRSALRHITRVGAATPLDDVLTAMRAGRAHLAAVVDDEGRGVGLVTMEDVLKELVGRGRP from the coding sequence ATGACCGTTGTCCAGCTGGTCGTCGGGCTGCTCACCATCGTGGTGAACGCCTTCTTCGTCGGCGCCGAGTTCGCGATGATCTCGGTACGCCGCAGCCAGGTCGAGCCGCTCGCCGAGGCCGGTGACCGGCGGGCGCACCGGGTGCTGTGGGGTCTTGGGCACCTCTCGCCGCTGCTGGCCGCCGCCCAGCTCGGCATCACCGCGTGCACCCTGGTGCTCGGCATCGTGGCGGAGCCCGCCATCGCGCATCTGCTGGAGCCGCTCTTCCACGCGGCGCACCTGCCGCAGGGCTCGGTGCATCCGGTGTCCTTCGTGCTGTCGCTGGCGCTGGCGACGTATCTGCACATGCTCTTCGGGGAGATGGTGCCGAAGAACATCGCGCTCGCCGAGCCGGTACGGGCCGCGCTGCTGCTCGGGCCGCCGCTGGTGGGGCTGACCCGGGCGCTGAAGCCGGTGATCTTCGGCGTGAACGCGCTCGCCAACGGCGGCCTGAAGCTGCTGCGGGTCGAGCCGAAATCCGAGGTGGAGGCGGTCTTCTCGGACGACGAGCTGTCCCGGATGGTGGTGGACGCGGGCGCCGCCGGGCTGCTGGACGAGCGGGCCACCGAACGTCTGCGGGACGCCCTGGAGCTGGGCCGGCGGCCGGTCGGCGCGATCGTGCTGCCGGCCGAGCGGGTGGTGCGGGCGCAGCTCGGCATCACCCCGGAGGGTCTGGAGGCACTGGCGGCCAGGTCCGGCTTCTCCCGCTTCCCGGTGGCGGACGCGGACGGGCGGGTGCTGGGCTATCTGCATGTGAAGGACGCGCTGGACGCGTTCCCGCGTGATGCCCCCTTCCCGCGCTCGGCGCTGCGGCACATCACCCGGGTCGGCGCGGCGACCCCGCTCGACGACGTGCTCACCGCGATGCGGGCCGGCCGGGCCCATCTGGCGGCGGTGGTGGACGACGAGGGGCGCGGGGTCGGCCTGGTGACGATGGAGGACGTGCTCAAGGAGCTGGTCGGGCGGGGGCGCCCGTAA
- a CDS encoding SGNH/GDSL hydrolase family protein, with amino-acid sequence MQTPLTYSSFVAVGDSFTEGMSDLLPDGTYRGWADLLAGRLAARSPGFRYANLAVRGKLIRQIAEDQVDTAADMGADLITLVGGLNDVLRPTCDVDEVCALLESSAARLAPACKQLVLMRSPVRSGPVATRMLPRMVRLFDFVGELAERHGALVVDLYGAGVLSDARMWADDRLHLTAEGHERVAEAVWQTLGLPPEARWTQELPPPVPVRWTARRGADLRFTRDHLLPWIGRRLTGRSSGDGRPPKRPDLLPFLDQ; translated from the coding sequence ATGCAGACGCCTCTCACGTACTCCAGCTTCGTCGCGGTCGGCGACTCCTTCACCGAGGGGATGTCCGACCTGCTGCCCGACGGCACCTACCGGGGGTGGGCCGATCTGCTCGCCGGCCGGCTCGCCGCCCGCTCGCCGGGCTTCCGGTACGCGAATCTCGCGGTGCGCGGCAAGCTGATCCGGCAGATCGCCGAGGACCAGGTGGACACCGCGGCCGACATGGGCGCCGACCTGATCACCCTGGTCGGCGGCCTCAACGACGTGCTGCGGCCCACGTGCGACGTGGACGAGGTGTGCGCGCTGCTGGAGAGCTCGGCGGCGCGTCTGGCGCCGGCCTGCAAGCAGCTGGTGCTCATGCGCAGCCCGGTACGCAGCGGCCCGGTCGCCACCCGGATGCTGCCGCGGATGGTGCGGCTGTTCGACTTCGTCGGTGAGCTGGCCGAGCGGCACGGCGCGCTGGTGGTGGACCTGTACGGCGCAGGGGTGCTGAGCGACGCCCGGATGTGGGCGGACGACCGGCTCCATCTGACCGCCGAAGGGCACGAGCGGGTCGCCGAGGCGGTGTGGCAGACGCTGGGCCTTCCCCCCGAAGCGCGGTGGACCCAGGAGCTCCCGCCGCCCGTACCCGTCCGCTGGACCGCCCGGCGCGGCGCCGACCTGCGCTTCACCCGGGACCACCTCCTGCCCTGGATCGGCCGCCGCCTCACCGGCCGCTCCTCCGGCGACGGCCGCCCGCCCAAACGCCCGGACCTGCTGCCCTTCCTCGACCAGTAG
- the purB gene encoding adenylosuccinate lyase, with the protein MTAKPRIPNVLAGRYASAELATLWSPEQKVVLERRLWLAVLRAQKDLGIEVPGGAIEDYERVLEQVDLVSIAEREKVTRHDVKARIEEFNALAGHEQVHKGMTSRDLTENVEQLQIRLSLEHVRDRTVAVLARLGQLSGQYAELVMAGRSHNVAAQATTLGKRFATTADELLVAFERVEDLIGRYPLRGIKGPVGTAQDMLDLLGGDSGRLAELEHRIADHLGFSRAFTSVGQVYPRSLDYDAVTALVQLAAAPSSLARTIRLMAGHELVTEGFKPGQVGSSAMPHKMNTRSCERVNGLMVILRGYASMTGELAGDQWNEGDVSCSVVRRVALPDAFFAFDGLLETFLTVLDEFGAFPAVVARELDRYLPFLATTKVLMGAVRAGVGREVAHEAIKENAVASALAMREQGTERNELLDRLAADDRIPLDRAQLDALMADRLSFTGAAAGQVAEVIRRIEEVTKAHPQAAGYRPGAIL; encoded by the coding sequence GTGACTGCCAAGCCGCGTATCCCGAATGTTCTCGCCGGCCGCTACGCCTCCGCGGAGCTCGCCACCCTGTGGTCCCCCGAGCAGAAGGTGGTGCTGGAGCGGCGGCTGTGGCTCGCGGTGCTGCGGGCCCAGAAGGACCTCGGAATCGAGGTCCCCGGCGGTGCGATCGAGGACTACGAGCGGGTGCTGGAGCAGGTCGACCTGGTGTCGATCGCCGAGCGCGAGAAGGTCACCCGGCACGACGTGAAGGCCCGCATCGAGGAGTTCAACGCGCTGGCCGGGCACGAGCAGGTGCACAAGGGCATGACCTCGCGGGACCTCACCGAGAACGTGGAGCAGCTGCAGATCCGGCTGTCCCTGGAGCACGTCAGGGACCGTACGGTCGCGGTGCTCGCCCGGCTGGGCCAGTTGTCCGGGCAGTACGCGGAGCTGGTGATGGCCGGCCGCTCGCACAACGTGGCCGCGCAGGCGACGACGCTGGGCAAGCGGTTCGCCACCACCGCCGACGAACTGCTGGTGGCCTTCGAGCGGGTCGAGGACCTGATCGGGCGCTATCCGCTGCGCGGTATCAAGGGCCCGGTCGGCACCGCCCAGGACATGCTGGACCTGCTCGGCGGTGACAGCGGCCGGCTCGCCGAGCTGGAGCACCGGATCGCCGACCACCTCGGTTTCTCCCGGGCCTTCACCTCGGTCGGCCAGGTCTACCCGCGCTCGCTGGACTACGACGCGGTGACCGCGCTGGTCCAGCTCGCCGCGGCGCCCTCCTCGCTGGCCAGGACGATCCGGCTGATGGCCGGGCACGAGCTGGTCACCGAGGGCTTCAAGCCCGGCCAGGTCGGCTCCTCCGCGATGCCGCACAAGATGAACACCCGGTCCTGCGAGCGGGTCAACGGGCTGATGGTGATCCTGCGCGGCTACGCGTCGATGACCGGCGAGCTGGCCGGCGACCAGTGGAACGAGGGCGACGTGTCGTGCTCGGTGGTCCGCCGGGTGGCGCTGCCGGACGCGTTCTTCGCCTTCGACGGACTGCTGGAGACCTTCCTGACGGTGCTCGACGAGTTCGGTGCCTTCCCCGCGGTGGTCGCCCGCGAGCTGGACCGCTACCTGCCGTTCCTGGCCACCACCAAGGTGCTCATGGGCGCGGTCCGGGCGGGGGTCGGCCGGGAGGTGGCGCACGAGGCGATCAAGGAGAACGCGGTGGCGTCCGCGCTGGCCATGCGCGAGCAGGGCACCGAGCGGAACGAGCTGCTCGACCGGCTGGCCGCCGACGACCGGATCCCGCTGGACCGGGCGCAGCTGGACGCGCTGATGGCCGACCGGCTCTCCTTCACCGGCGCCGCGGCCGGCCAGGTCGCCGAGGTGATCCGGCGGATCGAGGAGGTCACCAAGGCGCACCCCCAGGCTGCCGGTTACCGCCCGGGGGCGATCCTCTGA
- the mug gene encoding G/U mismatch-specific DNA glycosylase translates to MTPEQLAAARDRTLTDIVGPQLRVLFCGINPGLMSAWTGHHFARPGNRFWPALHASGFTPRRFAPAEQQEVPALGFGITNVAGRATARADELTRDELIAGGKRLTVTVETSKPRWLAVLGVGAYRVAFDHRLARIGPQQRTIGDTRIWVLPSPSGLNAHWSPATLAEEFGRLRAAAYGPA, encoded by the coding sequence CTGACCCCCGAGCAGCTGGCCGCGGCACGCGACCGCACCCTGACCGACATCGTCGGCCCGCAGCTGCGGGTGCTCTTCTGCGGCATCAACCCGGGTCTGATGTCGGCCTGGACCGGGCACCACTTCGCCCGGCCGGGCAACCGGTTCTGGCCCGCGCTGCACGCCTCGGGTTTCACCCCGCGCCGGTTCGCGCCCGCCGAGCAACAGGAGGTGCCGGCCCTCGGCTTCGGCATCACGAACGTGGCGGGGCGGGCCACCGCCCGCGCCGACGAGCTGACCCGGGACGAGCTGATCGCCGGCGGCAAGCGGCTCACCGTGACCGTGGAGACCTCCAAGCCGCGGTGGCTCGCGGTGCTGGGTGTGGGCGCCTACCGGGTCGCCTTCGACCACCGGCTGGCGCGGATCGGGCCGCAGCAGCGCACCATCGGCGACACCCGGATCTGGGTGCTGCCCAGCCCGAGCGGGCTCAACGCGCACTGGTCACCGGCCACCTTGGCGGAGGAGTTCGGGCGGCTGCGGGCTGCGGCGTACGGGCCGGCGTAA
- a CDS encoding ROK family protein: MGRLTGGDPSLLRRINSAVVLHALRGAQTPTLTELVHSTGLSRPTVEGVIEGLTESDLVVEVAPEPGDTRKQGRPARRFRFHAEAGHLLGIEIGAHQVRVVLADLSGQVLGSHGREVDESASADDRLERVRVTVAELLRKAGVARSTLWAVGVGSPGIVEAHGEVTLGTALPGWTGLALGERLQRSFRCPVLVENDANVAAVAEHWKGAAVGTDDVVFVLVGLSPGAGSLIGGRLHRGFGGAAGEIGALHLLGREVTPEHLLSTTGTPLHPLDEPAVARVFALAKQGDVQAKDAVERFLRRLVHDVAALVLAIDPELVVIGGWAAGLDGVLEPLRSELARYCLRPPSVVLSALGQEAIATGALRLALDTVEEQLFAVEQTTLARH; this comes from the coding sequence TTGGGGCGACTCACCGGCGGGGACCCCTCCCTGCTCCGGCGGATCAATTCCGCGGTCGTCCTCCATGCGCTCCGCGGGGCACAGACCCCGACCCTGACCGAACTGGTGCACAGCACCGGTCTCTCACGGCCGACGGTCGAGGGCGTCATCGAGGGACTGACGGAGTCCGATCTGGTGGTCGAGGTCGCCCCGGAGCCGGGCGACACCCGCAAGCAGGGCCGGCCGGCCCGCCGGTTCCGCTTCCACGCCGAGGCCGGGCATCTGCTCGGCATCGAGATCGGGGCGCACCAGGTACGGGTGGTGCTGGCGGATCTCAGCGGCCAGGTGCTGGGCTCGCACGGCCGGGAGGTGGACGAGTCCGCCTCGGCCGACGACCGTCTGGAACGGGTCCGGGTCACCGTCGCCGAACTGCTCCGCAAGGCCGGAGTGGCCCGCAGCACCCTGTGGGCGGTCGGTGTGGGCAGCCCCGGCATCGTCGAGGCGCACGGTGAGGTGACGCTCGGTACGGCGCTGCCCGGCTGGACCGGGCTGGCGCTGGGCGAGCGGTTGCAGCGCTCCTTCCGATGTCCGGTCCTGGTGGAGAACGACGCGAATGTGGCCGCTGTCGCCGAGCACTGGAAGGGTGCGGCGGTCGGTACCGACGACGTGGTGTTCGTCCTGGTCGGGCTGAGCCCGGGCGCCGGTTCGCTGATCGGCGGGCGTCTCCACCGTGGTTTCGGCGGCGCCGCGGGCGAGATCGGGGCGCTGCATCTGCTGGGACGCGAGGTCACCCCCGAGCATCTGCTGTCCACCACCGGCACGCCGCTGCACCCGCTGGACGAACCGGCCGTGGCGCGGGTCTTCGCGCTCGCCAAGCAGGGCGATGTGCAGGCGAAGGACGCGGTGGAGCGGTTCTTGCGGCGGCTGGTGCACGACGTGGCCGCGCTGGTGCTGGCGATCGACCCGGAACTGGTGGTGATCGGCGGCTGGGCGGCCGGCCTGGACGGCGTTCTGGAGCCGCTGCGCTCCGAACTCGCCCGCTACTGCCTGCGCCCGCCGAGTGTGGTGCTCTCCGCGCTGGGCCAGGAGGCGATCGCCACCGGGGCGCTGCGGCTGGCGCTGGACACCGTGGAGGAGCAGCTCTTCGCGGTGGAGCAGACGACGCTGGCGCGGCACTGA